A DNA window from Sediminitomix flava contains the following coding sequences:
- a CDS encoding M23 family metallopeptidase gives MAKIKYYYDTETCRYERVKTSTGDIVLNTIGILFLCSLFGILFSAIHSSYFPSAKEVQLIKENEEMAYHYERMHKDLEGALNMMNTLQDRDDNIYRVIFEAEPIPSNIRKGGTGGSEKYKNLLKNESGREDLIIDAQKKLDDLKKQMYGQTKSYDEIAKLAANKSKMLASIPAIQPVSNKDLKRLSSGFGRRLHPILKTWKKHEGVDFSAERGTPIYSTGDGVVKTARKSSGGYGWLIEIDHGFGYRTRYAHMSRFDVKKGDKIKRGQRIGAVGNTGRSTAPHLHYEVIYKNKKIDPVNFFTKDLTPEQYDELRKMAAVENQSLE, from the coding sequence ATGGCAAAGATTAAATATTATTACGATACTGAAACTTGTAGATATGAGAGAGTAAAAACATCTACAGGTGACATTGTTCTCAACACGATAGGAATTTTATTCCTGTGTTCATTATTTGGTATTCTCTTTTCTGCAATACACTCTTCATATTTCCCTTCTGCTAAAGAAGTTCAGCTTATAAAAGAAAATGAGGAGATGGCATACCATTACGAACGTATGCACAAAGATCTTGAAGGGGCTCTAAACATGATGAATACATTACAAGATCGTGATGATAATATTTATAGAGTTATTTTTGAGGCAGAACCAATCCCTTCAAACATTCGCAAAGGTGGTACAGGAGGAAGTGAGAAATATAAAAACCTGCTAAAAAATGAATCAGGCAGAGAAGATCTTATAATAGATGCACAGAAAAAACTAGACGATCTTAAAAAACAAATGTATGGGCAAACTAAGTCCTACGATGAAATCGCTAAGTTAGCAGCTAACAAATCTAAAATGCTAGCATCTATCCCTGCTATTCAACCTGTTTCCAACAAAGACCTTAAAAGACTCTCATCTGGCTTTGGTAGAAGACTTCACCCAATTCTTAAAACATGGAAAAAGCATGAAGGTGTTGACTTCTCAGCAGAAAGAGGTACTCCTATTTATTCAACAGGTGATGGCGTTGTAAAAACTGCTAGAAAATCTTCTGGAGGATATGGTTGGCTTATTGAAATAGATCATGGATTTGGCTACAGAACTAGATATGCTCACATGTCTCGTTTTGATGTGAAGAAAGGTGATAAAATTAAACGTGGCCAAAGAATTGGTGCTGTGGGTAACACAGGACGCTCAACTGCTCCTCACCTTCATTATGAAGTGATTTACAAAAACAAGAAGATCGATCCAGTAAACTTCTTTACAAAAGATCTTACTCCTGAACAATACGATGAGCTTAGAAAAATGGCTGCTGTAGAAAACCAATCTCTAGAATAG
- the porG gene encoding type IX secretion system protein PorG: MSIKLLRYTSILTVILLCSSFYHSNAQNRWEVGGGLGATNYTGDLAPTFDFGNTRFGGTFYGRYYLNKYTNLRNTFGINWIHGDESGIDDPISQIRQASFDNLSIDLSSAIEYHFLPFRTTRKKRDMTTPYAFLGLGFSYVWPLNQSSATGDVPFEGNAFVPYIPLGFGVKRKLNTHWDFGVEIMTHLIMSDRSDGINGSSTPDTPLLNFQSNRNDKNMYLGFYFSYHFYEVICPSPTLKVF, encoded by the coding sequence ATGTCTATCAAACTATTAAGATATACTTCTATTTTAACTGTAATATTACTTTGCAGTAGCTTTTATCATTCAAATGCTCAAAATAGATGGGAAGTAGGAGGAGGACTAGGCGCTACAAACTACACAGGAGACCTTGCCCCAACCTTTGACTTTGGTAATACTCGATTTGGTGGTACTTTCTATGGAAGGTATTATTTGAACAAATACACCAATCTCAGAAATACATTTGGTATCAATTGGATTCATGGAGATGAATCAGGAATTGATGATCCTATAAGTCAAATTCGTCAAGCGTCTTTCGATAACCTTTCTATTGACTTAAGCTCCGCTATAGAATATCATTTCCTACCCTTTAGAACTACTCGAAAAAAAAGAGATATGACGACACCCTATGCTTTTCTAGGTTTGGGTTTTAGTTATGTTTGGCCTTTAAATCAAAGCAGCGCCACGGGAGATGTACCTTTTGAAGGAAATGCTTTTGTTCCTTATATCCCATTAGGTTTTGGAGTAAAACGAAAACTGAACACTCATTGGGATTTTGGTGTAGAAATCATGACTCATCTAATTATGAGTGATAGAAGTGATGGAATCAATGGTTCTTCAACACCCGATACTCCTTTATTAAACTTCCAATCTAATAGAAATGATAAGAACATGTATTTAGGTTTCTATTTTTCTTACCATTTCTATGAGGTCATCTGCCCATCTCCTACGCTAAAAGTATTCTAG
- a CDS encoding heavy metal translocating P-type ATPase — translation MKKMTKQTISVSGMTCAACANTIEKNLKKELGVKSVQASFATDSVYVEFDENIFPVEKIERSIQGLGYVIGEGKKNTKKDQILSDEMVLILSLFSSLLMMFISMGPISIPHKEYILLVMSAPIVFGAGRGFFSRAIKQAKNLSTNMDTLVALGAFTAFFYSLLLTVFPTYFQEVNNGYYYEASAMIISLILVGKYLEKRAKTKTSNAIQKLLQLNPSTTTVILNGEEVEMAIEDIQKGYRIQIRPGEKIPVDGRVVRGESTIDESMLTGEPVPVYKERGEVLFAGTLNQEGAFMMIADKVGKDTFLSSIIEMVKNAQGSKAPIQKLADRISSVFVPTVISLATLAFVIWFFIMGESFAFALSTFVTTLIISCPCALGLATPTAVSVGIGLGAENGILFKDAESLQKLREVDSIVFDKTGTLTKGVPVVKSIDWESNIKSDDISTLLDVIFSIEKQSEHPYGKAIVSFLEGKSNELILDQFKVVVGKGVKAEYKGDYYLIGNKRLFEEYRISYANYDSASIFIAKNDHIIGTVSVEDEIRQESKVLVSELKSLDKAQWMLTGDSRQNAEIIANKIGLDQIVAEVLPQEKLSFIEKLQEQKKVVAMVGDGLNDAPSLAQADVGISLSSGTDIAIETASISMMHGDISKLPYAFRISEESMSTVKQNLFFAFLYNSIAIPIAMGLLYLPIGYIISPMIGALAMSLSSISVVSNSLRFKYKLKQN, via the coding sequence ATGAAAAAGATGACTAAACAAACGATTTCAGTTAGCGGAATGACTTGTGCAGCTTGCGCTAATACGATTGAGAAGAATTTGAAAAAGGAGTTAGGAGTAAAAAGTGTACAGGCAAGTTTTGCTACTGATTCAGTTTATGTTGAGTTTGATGAAAATATCTTTCCTGTAGAGAAAATAGAACGCAGCATTCAAGGTTTAGGTTATGTAATTGGGGAGGGGAAAAAAAATACAAAAAAAGATCAGATTTTATCTGATGAGATGGTACTCATACTTTCACTTTTCTCCTCTCTTCTTATGATGTTTATCAGTATGGGGCCAATTTCTATTCCCCATAAAGAATATATTTTACTTGTTATGAGTGCTCCAATTGTATTTGGAGCCGGTAGAGGATTTTTTAGCAGAGCAATAAAGCAAGCCAAGAACTTAAGTACCAATATGGATACTTTAGTCGCTTTAGGTGCTTTCACTGCATTTTTCTACAGTCTTTTACTGACAGTTTTCCCGACCTACTTTCAAGAGGTAAATAATGGCTATTATTACGAAGCCTCAGCAATGATCATCAGTTTGATCTTAGTTGGAAAGTATTTAGAAAAACGAGCAAAGACGAAAACTTCAAATGCTATCCAGAAATTACTTCAACTCAACCCTAGTACAACAACTGTAATACTAAATGGAGAAGAAGTTGAAATGGCGATTGAAGATATTCAGAAAGGATACAGAATACAGATTAGACCTGGTGAGAAGATTCCTGTTGATGGGAGAGTGGTCAGAGGAGAAAGTACAATTGATGAAAGTATGCTTACAGGTGAGCCTGTGCCTGTTTATAAAGAACGAGGAGAGGTTCTGTTTGCAGGTACCTTAAATCAAGAAGGAGCCTTTATGATGATTGCTGATAAAGTTGGTAAAGATACTTTTCTATCTAGTATTATCGAAATGGTGAAAAATGCACAAGGAAGTAAAGCTCCTATTCAAAAATTAGCTGATAGAATATCGAGTGTTTTTGTACCAACTGTAATTAGTCTTGCCACATTAGCATTTGTAATCTGGTTCTTCATCATGGGAGAAAGCTTTGCTTTTGCGCTCTCAACATTTGTGACAACTTTGATTATATCATGTCCATGTGCTTTAGGGTTAGCAACTCCTACAGCTGTTTCTGTGGGGATTGGTTTAGGTGCTGAAAACGGAATTCTTTTTAAGGATGCAGAAAGTCTTCAGAAATTAAGAGAAGTCGATTCGATTGTTTTTGACAAAACAGGGACTTTGACAAAAGGTGTTCCAGTTGTTAAAAGTATTGATTGGGAATCCAATATTAAGTCTGATGATATTTCAACTCTATTAGATGTTATTTTTAGTATTGAAAAGCAATCTGAACATCCTTACGGAAAGGCCATTGTTTCTTTTTTGGAAGGGAAATCTAATGAACTAATATTAGATCAGTTTAAAGTAGTAGTAGGGAAAGGCGTTAAGGCTGAGTATAAAGGTGATTATTATCTAATCGGGAATAAGCGTTTATTTGAAGAATATAGAATCTCATATGCTAATTATGATAGTGCCTCTATTTTTATAGCTAAGAATGATCATATTATAGGTACTGTAAGTGTTGAAGATGAAATTAGGCAGGAGAGTAAAGTTCTAGTGTCAGAATTAAAAAGCTTAGATAAAGCTCAATGGATGCTGACAGGGGATAGTCGTCAAAATGCTGAAATTATTGCAAATAAAATTGGTCTCGATCAGATTGTAGCAGAAGTGCTACCACAGGAAAAACTTTCTTTTATAGAGAAATTGCAAGAACAAAAAAAAGTTGTTGCTATGGTGGGGGATGGTTTAAATGATGCACCGTCTTTAGCTCAAGCAGATGTCGGAATATCTCTTTCTTCAGGAACTGATATTGCTATTGAAACTGCATCAATTTCAATGATGCACGGTGATATTTCAAAATTACCTTATGCTTTCAGAATCTCGGAGGAAAGTATGAGTACTGTAAAACAAAACCTCTTTTTTGCCTTTTTGTATAATAGCATTGCAATTCCAATAGCAATGGGCTTATTATATCTCCCAATTGGTTATATCATAAGCCCAATGATTGGCGCTTTAGCAATGTCTCTTAGTTCAATCTCAGTTGTAAGTAATAGTTTGAGGTTTAAATATAAATTAAAACAAAACTAG
- a CDS encoding heavy-metal-associated domain-containing protein: MKTYQFKTNINCGNCIKKVSPFLNEEFSIVEWKVNTDVDDKLLDVTVEDDLNIEGVLSILENAGFKASFVAEL; the protein is encoded by the coding sequence ATGAAAACATACCAATTTAAGACGAATATTAACTGTGGAAACTGTATTAAGAAAGTTAGTCCATTCCTAAATGAAGAGTTTAGTATAGTAGAATGGAAAGTAAATACAGACGTTGACGATAAATTATTAGATGTAACTGTAGAAGATGATCTAAATATAGAAGGTGTACTTTCTATATTGGAAAATGCAGGATTCAAAGCCTCTTTTGTGGCAGAACTCTAA
- a CDS encoding DUF420 domain-containing protein: MSTINATQEKKYLWIIGVLSVAIPLAVAFLLFIPQTGKLGDLDVSFLPRLNAMMNTGCAISLMVGFWAIKTGKQDLHRIMMMSAFVLSSIFLISYVVFHFQGAPTLFGDIDHNGVVTDAEKAQVGTMRVVYLVILLSHILLSTVVVPLVLLAIYFAFTNQLKRHTKIVKWTFPIWLYVAITGVVVYLMISPYYH; the protein is encoded by the coding sequence ATGAGTACGATAAACGCAACACAGGAAAAGAAATACCTTTGGATTATCGGAGTTCTTTCGGTAGCAATTCCACTGGCTGTAGCATTTCTATTATTTATACCTCAAACAGGTAAATTAGGAGATTTGGATGTGTCTTTTCTACCAAGACTGAATGCAATGATGAACACAGGTTGTGCGATCTCATTGATGGTAGGTTTTTGGGCGATAAAGACAGGGAAGCAAGATTTGCACAGAATCATGATGATGTCGGCTTTTGTCCTTAGTTCAATTTTCTTGATATCTTATGTTGTATTTCACTTTCAAGGAGCTCCTACATTATTTGGTGACATTGACCATAATGGTGTAGTTACAGATGCTGAAAAGGCTCAAGTAGGAACGATGAGAGTAGTTTATTTAGTAATTCTTCTATCACATATTCTGCTTTCTACAGTTGTAGTGCCATTAGTTCTTTTAGCTATATATTTCGCTTTCACTAATCAATTAAAAAGACATACCAAAATAGTAAAGTGGACTTTTCCAATTTGGTTATATGTTGCTATTACAGGGGTGGTTGTTTACTTGATGATTAGTCCTTATTACCATTAA
- a CDS encoding SCO family protein, producing the protein MKNKWIFLFILLGLPALIFLFLNQFGESEFRLQNPAELQVYKMKSVNCEPNEIDGVPRIPNYKLINQEGDTVTQAITEGKIYVADFFFANCPDICIAMSSEMLRIQDKFKNNPDVKIISHTVDPKRDTPEAMKAYAERIGADTDMWTFLTGTKEDLYDLASCGYFISAQNVKEDPNAFIHKDTFVLVDKEKRIRGIYSGTDREDVDRLINEIQILMLEYK; encoded by the coding sequence ATGAAAAATAAGTGGATTTTCTTATTCATATTGCTGGGTTTACCCGCTTTGATTTTTTTATTCTTGAATCAATTTGGCGAGAGTGAATTTCGTTTACAGAATCCTGCTGAGTTGCAGGTTTACAAAATGAAAAGCGTGAATTGTGAGCCAAATGAGATTGATGGAGTTCCAAGAATTCCTAATTACAAATTGATCAATCAAGAAGGAGATACTGTTACCCAAGCTATCACTGAAGGGAAAATCTATGTGGCAGATTTCTTTTTCGCAAACTGTCCAGACATTTGTATTGCTATGTCGTCTGAGATGTTGCGAATTCAGGATAAATTCAAAAATAACCCTGATGTCAAAATTATTTCACATACAGTAGACCCTAAACGAGATACACCAGAAGCGATGAAAGCTTATGCTGAACGTATAGGAGCTGATACCGATATGTGGACTTTCCTGACCGGAACAAAAGAAGACCTTTATGATTTGGCAAGCTGTGGATATTTCATCTCAGCACAGAATGTCAAAGAAGACCCAAATGCATTTATTCATAAAGACACCTTTGTCTTGGTGGATAAAGAGAAGAGAATAAGAGGTATTTATAGCGGAACAGATAGAGAGGATGTAGACCGCTTAATTAATGAGATTCAAATTCTGATGTTAGAATACAAATAA